In Haloterrigena turkmenica DSM 5511, a single genomic region encodes these proteins:
- a CDS encoding sulfatase: MDDAQQSNVLFVVLDTVRKDRLGPYGYERETTPELSAFAEEATVFESAVAPAPWTLPVHASLFTGRYPSQHGADQGSPYLEGDATLATALSAAGYDTACYSSNAWITPYTGLTEGFDAQDSFFEVLPGDVLSGPLASAWQTVNDNDYLRDLASKLVRLGAMAHEKLASGEGADTKTPSVIDRTKSFIDDSESDEGWFAFVNLMDAHLPYYPPEEYREEFAPGVDPSEVCQNSKEYNSGARDIDDEEWDDIRSLYDAEIAHMDAELGRLFDWLRETGQWEETTVVVCADHGELHGEHDLYGHEFALYDQLINVPLLVKHPALEADRRDDLVELLDCYHTVLEALDVDPDDALAPADDDISVTGRDPTRSLLSDEYRAFEGVSEPDPGQQAVLDAEGGEASDDSEGRSPSSGRTQSNDDYAFVEYAQPVIELHHLEEKASEAGIELPDDHRAYSRLRAARSTDAKYARADRIPDEGYRLDEDPAESTPVDPVDDGVVADTERALARFEQAAGGAWIDPSETDAEDADALAEADEETRDRLRELGYLE; the protein is encoded by the coding sequence ATGGACGACGCTCAGCAATCCAACGTCCTCTTTGTCGTGCTGGACACGGTCCGGAAGGACCGACTGGGTCCGTACGGCTACGAACGGGAAACGACGCCCGAACTCTCCGCGTTCGCCGAGGAGGCGACCGTCTTCGAGTCGGCCGTCGCGCCCGCGCCGTGGACGCTGCCGGTCCACGCCTCGCTGTTTACCGGCCGGTATCCGAGCCAGCACGGGGCCGATCAGGGGAGTCCGTACCTCGAAGGCGACGCCACCCTCGCGACGGCCCTCTCGGCGGCCGGCTACGACACGGCGTGTTACTCCTCGAACGCCTGGATCACCCCCTACACCGGCCTCACCGAGGGGTTCGACGCGCAGGACTCGTTCTTCGAGGTCCTCCCCGGCGACGTCCTCTCGGGGCCGCTGGCCAGCGCCTGGCAGACCGTCAACGACAACGACTACCTCCGCGATCTGGCGTCGAAACTCGTCAGACTCGGCGCGATGGCCCACGAGAAACTCGCCAGCGGCGAGGGCGCCGACACGAAGACGCCGTCGGTCATCGACCGGACGAAGTCCTTTATCGACGACAGCGAGAGCGACGAGGGCTGGTTCGCGTTCGTCAACCTGATGGACGCCCACCTGCCCTACTACCCGCCCGAGGAGTATCGCGAGGAGTTCGCTCCCGGCGTCGACCCCAGCGAGGTCTGCCAGAACTCGAAGGAGTACAACTCGGGCGCGCGCGACATCGACGACGAGGAGTGGGACGACATCCGGAGCCTGTACGACGCCGAGATCGCCCACATGGACGCCGAACTCGGCCGCTTGTTCGACTGGCTGCGCGAGACCGGCCAGTGGGAGGAGACGACCGTCGTCGTCTGCGCCGATCACGGCGAACTCCACGGCGAACACGACCTCTACGGCCACGAGTTCGCCCTCTACGACCAGTTGATCAACGTCCCGCTGCTGGTCAAACACCCCGCCCTCGAGGCCGACCGGCGCGACGACCTCGTCGAGTTGCTCGACTGCTATCACACGGTCCTCGAGGCGCTGGACGTCGATCCCGACGACGCGCTCGCGCCGGCGGACGACGACATCTCCGTCACCGGTCGCGATCCGACGCGGTCGCTCCTGTCCGACGAGTACCGCGCCTTCGAGGGGGTCTCGGAGCCGGATCCCGGCCAGCAGGCGGTGCTCGACGCCGAGGGTGGCGAGGCGTCCGACGACAGCGAGGGACGAAGTCCTTCGAGCGGCCGAACGCAGTCCAATGACGACTACGCGTTCGTCGAGTACGCCCAGCCGGTGATCGAACTCCATCACTTAGAAGAGAAGGCCAGCGAGGCAGGGATCGAACTGCCCGACGATCACCGGGCCTACTCCCGCCTGCGCGCGGCCCGCAGCACCGACGCGAAGTACGCCCGGGCCGACCGCATCCCCGACGAGGGCTACCGCCTCGACGAGGATCCCGCGGAATCGACGCCGGTCGATCCGGTCGACGACGGGGTCGTCGCCGACACTGAACGCGCGCTCGCCCGCTTCGAGCAGGCCGCCGGCGGCGCGTGGATCGATCCCAGCGAGACGGACGCCGAGGACGCCGACGCGTTAGCCGAGGCCGACGAGGAGACTCGCGACCGCCTGCGCGAACTCGGCTACCTCGAGTAA
- a CDS encoding glycosyltransferase family 4 protein has protein sequence MKISHYFELEEHVTGGIRESVVHQRKMLDRLDVEYTTEPTLDADVFHCNLMGPRSVWYARRARSRGIPVVAHTHVTAEDFGDSFRFTNALARPLKPYLEWAYGLADALICPSEYNRRLIETYTDATTTVVSNGVDGEKLEGFEALEDEYRERYDLESPTVFLVGHVIKRKGLETFVELARRLPHLDFAWFGPLDLSLKGRETTRLIEESPDNCTFTGYVDDIRGAYAAGDIFCFPTHEENEGIALLEAMTAGKPILVRDIETFSWLDDGKDCLKVAASGSGVDAFADAIERLEDPDRRERLGSNAAERSEAFTLESVASQYQTLYDEVT, from the coding sequence ATGAAGATCAGCCACTACTTCGAACTCGAGGAACACGTCACCGGCGGCATCCGCGAGTCGGTCGTCCACCAGCGGAAGATGCTGGATCGGCTGGACGTCGAGTACACGACCGAGCCGACGCTGGACGCCGACGTCTTCCACTGTAACCTCATGGGCCCGCGCTCGGTCTGGTACGCGCGGCGGGCGCGGTCGCGGGGAATCCCCGTCGTCGCTCACACCCACGTCACCGCCGAGGACTTCGGGGACAGCTTCCGGTTTACCAACGCGCTCGCGAGACCGCTGAAACCGTACCTCGAGTGGGCCTACGGGCTGGCCGACGCGCTGATCTGTCCCTCCGAGTACAACCGGCGACTGATCGAGACGTACACCGACGCGACGACGACCGTCGTCTCGAACGGCGTCGACGGCGAGAAACTCGAGGGCTTCGAGGCTCTCGAGGACGAGTACCGCGAGCGCTACGACCTCGAGTCGCCGACGGTCTTCCTCGTCGGCCACGTGATCAAGCGTAAGGGCCTCGAGACGTTCGTCGAACTGGCCCGTCGGCTGCCCCACCTCGATTTCGCGTGGTTCGGCCCGCTGGACCTCTCGCTCAAGGGGCGGGAGACGACGCGACTCATCGAGGAGTCCCCGGACAACTGCACGTTCACCGGGTACGTCGACGACATCCGCGGCGCGTACGCGGCGGGAGACATCTTCTGTTTCCCCACCCACGAGGAAAACGAGGGCATCGCGCTGCTGGAGGCGATGACGGCCGGGAAACCGATCCTCGTCCGCGACATCGAGACGTTCTCTTGGCTCGATGACGGCAAGGACTGCCTGAAGGTGGCGGCGTCGGGGTCCGGCGTCGACGCGTTCGCGGACGCCATCGAGCGACTCGAGGATCCCGACCGCCGGGAGCGACTCGGATCGAACGCGGCCGAACGGAGCGAGGCGTTCACGCTCGAGTCGGTCGCAAGCCAGTACCAGACGCTTTACGACGAGGTGACCTGA
- a CDS encoding PINc/VapC family ATPase, giving the protein MNVVPDTSVVIDGRVSATIEDGQFEGATISVPEAVVAELEAQANDGIDTGWDGLEELQRLADLADEGVIELEYIGERPNAIERGHASEGEIDALIRDLAEDLGATFLTSDVVQAEVARAKGLDVQHVSPETREVETLTVETYFDDQTMSVHLKTGAVPKAKRGELGEMRYERIADDPLDEATMDEYAREIVDAAKESPDGFLELSEPGMKIVQFRDYRIAIGRPPFADGIEITAVRPIAQTDIEDYENADELKERLLERQRGVLISGAPGAGKSTFAQAVARFISDHDYAVKTMEKPRDLQVGPDITQYTELGGQMAKTADALLMVRPDYTIYDEVRKTDDFEVFADMRLAGVGMIGVVHATRPIDALQRLVGRVELGMIPQVVDTVVYIEAGEVNTVYDVRTEVKVPAGLTEEDLARPVIQVTNFETGEPEYEIYTFNRQVVTVPLNDEDGGPGNESGVDRIAKQEIEREIRSIARGYVDVELKSQDKAVVYVEEDDISSVIGKGGGRITDVENRLGIDIDVRTHDENPNYGAGGGGGSASANGAGASGSQAGEMVTPEITSRHIVIPVDGNHGETVEVQAGGEYLFTATVSRGGEIQVSRGSAIADELEQAIDRKDPVTVVPS; this is encoded by the coding sequence ATGAACGTCGTGCCGGATACGAGCGTGGTCATCGATGGCCGCGTCTCGGCGACTATCGAAGACGGGCAGTTCGAGGGAGCGACGATTTCGGTGCCGGAGGCCGTCGTCGCGGAACTCGAAGCGCAGGCAAACGACGGGATCGATACCGGCTGGGACGGGCTGGAGGAACTCCAGCGGCTGGCCGACCTCGCCGATGAGGGCGTCATCGAGCTCGAGTATATCGGCGAGCGGCCCAACGCCATCGAGCGGGGCCACGCCTCGGAGGGCGAGATCGACGCCCTCATTCGGGATCTCGCCGAGGATCTCGGCGCCACCTTCCTGACCAGCGACGTCGTCCAGGCCGAAGTCGCCCGTGCGAAGGGGTTAGACGTCCAGCACGTCTCGCCCGAAACTCGCGAGGTAGAGACGCTCACCGTCGAGACCTACTTCGACGACCAGACGATGAGCGTCCACCTCAAGACGGGCGCGGTGCCGAAGGCCAAGCGCGGCGAACTCGGCGAAATGCGCTACGAGCGGATCGCCGACGACCCGTTAGACGAGGCGACGATGGACGAGTACGCCCGCGAGATCGTCGACGCCGCCAAGGAGTCCCCCGACGGCTTCCTCGAGCTCTCCGAGCCGGGCATGAAGATCGTCCAGTTTCGGGACTACCGGATCGCGATCGGCCGACCCCCCTTCGCCGACGGCATCGAGATCACCGCCGTCCGGCCGATCGCCCAGACCGACATCGAGGACTACGAGAACGCCGACGAACTGAAAGAGCGGCTGCTCGAGCGCCAGCGCGGCGTCCTGATCTCGGGCGCGCCCGGTGCCGGGAAGTCGACGTTCGCGCAGGCGGTCGCGCGATTCATCTCCGATCACGACTACGCGGTCAAGACGATGGAGAAACCGCGGGACCTGCAGGTCGGCCCCGACATCACCCAGTACACGGAACTGGGCGGGCAGATGGCCAAGACGGCCGACGCCCTGCTGATGGTCCGGCCGGACTACACCATCTACGACGAGGTCCGCAAGACCGACGACTTCGAGGTCTTCGCGGACATGCGACTGGCCGGCGTCGGCATGATCGGCGTCGTCCACGCGACGCGACCGATCGACGCCCTCCAGCGGCTCGTCGGCCGGGTCGAACTCGGGATGATCCCGCAGGTCGTCGACACCGTCGTCTACATCGAGGCCGGGGAGGTCAACACCGTCTACGACGTCCGGACGGAGGTCAAAGTCCCCGCGGGACTCACCGAGGAGGACCTCGCGCGGCCGGTCATTCAGGTCACGAACTTCGAGACGGGCGAGCCCGAGTACGAGATCTACACCTTCAACCGCCAGGTCGTCACCGTCCCGCTCAACGACGAGGACGGCGGCCCCGGCAACGAGTCCGGCGTCGACCGCATCGCCAAACAGGAGATCGAACGCGAGATCCGCTCGATCGCGCGCGGCTACGTCGACGTCGAACTCAAGAGCCAGGACAAGGCCGTCGTCTACGTCGAGGAGGACGACATCTCGAGCGTCATCGGCAAGGGCGGTGGTCGGATCACCGACGTCGAGAATCGCCTCGGTATCGACATCGATGTTCGGACCCACGACGAGAACCCCAACTATGGGGCCGGCGGCGGAGGCGGCAGCGCCAGCGCGAACGGCGCCGGCGCCAGCGGTTCCCAGGCCGGAGAGATGGTCACTCCGGAGATCACCTCGCGACACATCGTCATCCCCGTCGACGGCAACCACGGCGAGACCGTCGAGGTCCAGGCCGGCGGCGAGTACCTCTTCACCGCGACGGTGAGCCGCGGCGGCGAGATTCAGGTGTCTCGAGGGAGCGCGATCGCCGACGAGTTAGAGCAGGCGATCGATCGGAAGGATCCGGTGACGGTCGTGCCGTCGTAA
- a CDS encoding glycosyltransferase encodes MKIGFFTDSYFPEIDGVTYTIKLWREELEQDGHEVYVVYPDGNYEPGDREIPVRSVSNPFYPGYRIPVFKRPSTLPELDIVHCHGPATVGMLGRYYARKHDLPAVYTHHTPIEEYFHQNVKFESIATALSKLYVPMENTFLRSFDIVTASTSRIERDVEHVQLPVGIDMEFFQPTDEDWYPDRTVIGYSGRLSMEKNVSEILRVAEALPEYDFVIVGDGPYRDCLEREAPDNVEIRGFLPREELPVFYSSIDAFVTASTADTLGLSTLEANACGTPVVASDVPPFDRTIGSDNGERFEYGDCEAMADAIERCLRTDRDTRAAIERYDVRQTLEHLEHLYRSVRSSGTASPADVTDDWFSDDSHSSPK; translated from the coding sequence ATGAAAATTGGGTTCTTTACGGACAGTTACTTCCCCGAGATCGACGGTGTCACGTATACGATCAAACTCTGGCGCGAGGAGTTAGAACAGGACGGACACGAGGTGTACGTCGTCTACCCGGACGGAAACTACGAACCCGGCGATCGCGAGATTCCGGTCAGATCGGTGTCGAACCCGTTCTATCCCGGCTATCGGATCCCCGTGTTCAAACGGCCGTCCACGCTCCCCGAGCTAGATATCGTCCACTGTCACGGGCCGGCGACGGTCGGCATGCTCGGTCGGTACTACGCCCGGAAACACGACCTGCCCGCGGTGTACACTCACCACACGCCGATCGAGGAGTACTTCCACCAGAACGTCAAGTTCGAGTCGATCGCCACCGCGCTCTCGAAACTGTACGTCCCGATGGAGAACACGTTCCTCCGGAGTTTCGACATCGTGACCGCCTCCACGAGTCGAATCGAACGCGACGTGGAACACGTCCAGCTTCCCGTCGGCATCGACATGGAGTTCTTCCAGCCGACCGACGAGGACTGGTATCCCGACCGGACCGTCATCGGCTACAGCGGCCGGCTCAGCATGGAGAAAAACGTCAGCGAGATCCTCCGCGTCGCCGAGGCGCTCCCGGAGTACGACTTCGTCATCGTCGGCGACGGCCCCTATCGCGACTGCCTCGAGCGCGAGGCGCCCGATAACGTCGAGATCCGCGGCTTTCTCCCCCGGGAGGAGCTGCCGGTCTTCTACTCCTCGATCGACGCGTTCGTCACCGCCTCGACCGCCGACACGCTCGGGCTCTCGACGCTCGAGGCCAACGCCTGCGGCACGCCCGTCGTCGCGTCCGACGTCCCACCGTTCGACCGGACGATCGGGTCCGACAACGGCGAGCGGTTCGAATACGGCGATTGCGAGGCGATGGCCGACGCCATCGAACGCTGTCTCCGGACGGATCGGGACACGCGGGCGGCCATCGAGCGCTACGACGTCCGGCAGACGCTCGAGCACCTCGAGCACCTCTATCGAAGCGTCCGGTCTTCGGGGACCGCGTCCCCGGCGGACGTTACCGACGACTGGTTCTCCGACGATTCGCACAGTTCGCCGAAGTAA
- a CDS encoding M20 family metallopeptidase, protein MEVVDLTRELVSIPSHEDETAAGDYIEAWLRRETDADVHRDGAGNVIARKGSGGETLALVGHHDVVEPAASQIAASTDGDSEYALEERDGRLYGRGAADMKGAVAAAMLAFRDSEVPPASSGETTSGNATPGGELIFASFVGEEVGGVGARHAIDRGFAPDYAVVGEGSTGYSSPGVTDVAIAHKGRRGSTITARGEAAHASEVGAGENAIYRATDAVDRVRDLEPPSVEVAGETLEGSLAVTEIEGGSAMNVVPDRCELTVDERTVPGERAALERVTDLEGVEWTVDQDLPPMRCDDEAFAEAVLEAADAAQPGSPELITKPHATDAGWLAAAGAECVICGAAEPGEAHTEDESVSLEVLERCWETYRRLAASWLN, encoded by the coding sequence ATGGAGGTCGTCGATCTGACCCGCGAACTCGTCTCGATCCCCAGCCACGAGGACGAGACGGCCGCGGGGGACTACATCGAGGCGTGGCTCCGCCGCGAAACCGACGCCGACGTGCACCGCGACGGAGCGGGCAACGTGATCGCCCGGAAAGGATCCGGCGGGGAGACGCTGGCGCTGGTCGGCCACCACGACGTGGTCGAGCCGGCGGCTTCGCAGATCGCAGCCAGCACAGACGGGGACTCGGAGTACGCCCTCGAGGAACGCGACGGGCGGCTCTACGGCCGGGGCGCGGCCGACATGAAGGGCGCCGTCGCGGCCGCGATGCTCGCCTTTCGAGACAGCGAGGTACCGCCCGCCTCGAGCGGCGAGACGACGTCCGGCAACGCGACGCCGGGCGGCGAGCTCATCTTCGCGAGCTTCGTCGGCGAGGAGGTCGGCGGCGTCGGCGCGCGCCACGCCATCGACCGCGGGTTCGCGCCCGACTACGCCGTCGTCGGCGAGGGCTCGACGGGCTACTCGAGTCCGGGCGTCACTGACGTCGCGATCGCCCACAAGGGTCGCCGCGGATCGACGATCACCGCCCGCGGTGAGGCCGCCCACGCGAGCGAAGTCGGTGCCGGCGAGAACGCCATCTATCGCGCGACCGACGCCGTCGACCGCGTCCGCGACCTCGAGCCGCCGTCGGTCGAGGTGGCCGGCGAGACCCTCGAAGGGAGCCTCGCCGTCACCGAGATCGAGGGCGGCTCGGCGATGAACGTCGTTCCCGACCGCTGCGAACTGACCGTCGACGAACGGACCGTCCCGGGCGAGCGAGCCGCCCTCGAGCGCGTGACCGATCTCGAGGGCGTCGAGTGGACCGTCGACCAGGACCTGCCGCCGATGCGCTGCGACGACGAGGCGTTCGCCGAGGCAGTCCTCGAGGCGGCCGACGCCGCCCAGCCGGGGTCGCCGGAACTGATTACGAAGCCCCACGCGACCGACGCGGGGTGGCTCGCCGCGGCCGGCGCGGAGTGCGTGATCTGTGGCGCCGCCGAACCCGGCGAGGCCCACACCGAAGACGAGAGCGTCTCCCTCGAGGTCCTCGAGCGGTGTTGGGAGACCTACCGGAGGCTAGCGGCGTCGTGGCTCAATTAG